A window of Mytilus edulis chromosome 10, xbMytEdul2.2, whole genome shotgun sequence contains these coding sequences:
- the LOC139493520 gene encoding C-type lectin domain family 17, member A-like, with protein sequence MGNLTLHLLLCVFVVICTAKCPKDWAEVGNECLMFSYDRNTWSGAQAFCRSQLSYLASDDTAAKHTFIRQALSVLDGAKIKDFFIGGNDRVFEGQWRWLETGMPITKFTAWAPNSPSTNMTLAMKQNCMMLTWVDNDVYWTDHDCSDRRGHFICEKPVSSVTSAPVVG encoded by the exons ATGGGAAATCTTACTTTGCATCTATTGTTATGCGTCTTTGTTG TTATTTGTACTGCAAAATGTCCGAAAGACTGGGCGGAAGTTGGAAATGAGTGTTTGATGTTTAGTTATGATCGTAACACATGGAGCGGCGCACAG GCGTTTTGCAGATCACAACTATCATATCTTGCATCAGATGACACCGCTGCTAAGCATACTTTTATCAGACAAGCTCTTAGTGTGCTAGACG GTGCGaaaataaaggatttttttatcgGTGGAAACGACCGAGTCTTTGAAGGTCAGTGGCGTTGGTTGGAGACTGGCATGCCAATTACTAAATTTACAGCTTGGGCTCCAAACAGTCCATCAACAAATATGACACTGGCAATGAAGCAAAATTGTATGATGTTGACATGGGTGGACAATGACGTGTATTGGACTGACCACGACTGTTCTGACCGTAGAGGACATTTCATTTGTGAAAAGCC GGTGTCTTCCGTCACTAGCGCACCAGTAGTCGGTTGA